In the genome of Leishmania major strain Friedlin complete genome, chromosome 22, the window TCGAGGGTCGGGGGAGGTCCTGTCGCATCAGCAGAAActcacacacaaacacacggGCACCAGCACCGCAGAATCGGGGAGcatgagagagagcgagagggtggggtgaggtgagggcgggggcggcacagagagagagagacagacggAGCAAAAGCAAtggagaagaaaaagaatgggagacgccacgccgcgggagagaagaggcgacATCACGAAGTTGATTAGCAATAAGGAGCGGGAGGAAAAGAAAGCATACACCCAAACAGCGGCAACCACCACAAGACACATCGATCGGCatcagcggcaccggctctAGTCAGCCAGTCACTTAAGCGCACGGATTTCAGCAGCAGTGTGTCATCCTGCCTCGTGTGCTACAtcagacggagagagaagcaggcaGAACTCAACAGCATTGGGGTCCTCCTCCACATCGCGCCTACTTGATCGCGAGAGGGTCTGCGTCTAGCGGGAGCACAGCCCGAAATTCGCACCGTGCACGTACGTCGATGCggaagaaaacgaaaaaaataTGTAAAGAGATAGAGGCAGGgcccgccgccacggcagctgcaAGGAGGGATGCCTCCGTCTACTCGCTTCGTTGTACCGGCTCAAATGTGtaggaggaggcgctgtcGGAGACGGGGGCATTGGATTGCCCTTCGCCACCCTCCGGCAATGGCAGATATtgctgccgccccgccgACGAGTGCGCCGCTCGCCTTCTAATGTCCTCCGCCTTCGACCCCGACGACTCCTGCGAACCTTCCTCGCACACAGCGCCTGTCCCAGAAGCGTCATTacgcgtcggcggcggcggcaccgaggAATCGGCCTCCCCGTCCCGGttggcctcctcctcgttcaTGTCCGGCCCGTTAGCGTGGTCGGCGCCGTTTCTCTTAAAGTTGCgccgcttgcgcagctcaAAGCAGGCGAGCGAGCCCTTCGACTCCGGCTCGCCGTGCTGGCTACGGTACTCGCCGAGCGCCCGCTTCTCCTCGCGCCTCTTGACAATGTGCTCGTAAGTAGACTGGTGGGTAATGTCGAGGTAGACATGGAAGCAGATAAGCTTACCGAGGGAGCCAATgccggcgacagcgatgaGCAGGCATACGAAGTTGAAGACCAAGAGAGCGGGGAAGGCTCGAGGAGGGCTGTGGTAGgcttgcgtgtgcatgtggcGCTTGAAGGCGTCAACGTCGCGTAGCATCAGCTGAATCGTATACAGACTTAAGGCCGTCACCCAAGCCATCCCAACCCAGGCGACGCCCATGAAAGTTGCGAAGAGGCGGTAGTTCttggcgccgacgcagctgtTCAGCCAGCGACAGTGATGATCGAAACCTGGGACGCACTTGTCGCACACGCTGCAGTGCTTGCAGCCTACCTGTACAAATCGCCGACAGAAGACACACGGCTCCGTACTGGGCTCCGCCGACTCTGGTACGAGCTCGTCCTGGTTGAGGCGAGGGAGGTCTGTGCGGAAGACAGCGGGGTCCTGCTGAGGGTACAACTCCAGCGCCACCTTCGTTAAGACCACTGAGGTCATGAGTACAGATGAGATGACGAGCACGACGACGAAGCGCGCGCCATCGAAGAAAGGGATCTGTATCATAAAGTGCAGCACTGCCAGCACCGCAATCGCGGCCCAAGCGCTAATCTGCAGTGCATCTAGGGGGTACTCGTAACCGCTTCGGCGTGGACGCACCGGGTCGCCATAGATGTCCTTCCACTCGCCCTCCTCAGTCTGTGGTCTGCAGCAACGAAACAACATTACGCGAACTGAAAAAAAAGGTGCACAGCAAGTGTGTGTTAGTGTTATCAAATAtttgtgttggtgtgtgggggggagggggagcactTCCTGCCCTCGCTGGTGTGCGGCCAGAGaccgagagagaaggaaacgGAGGAGTAGGAGGGGGGAACGCTTCAGCTGAGGGGTGGCCATCCCGTTTTCTAACCGGTCGTGGGGGATTGCCACCAAGCGTGTCGGACGCAGCCAGGTAGACGGGGGGCGGAAGGGAAGCAGACGGCTGCATGTCACCCTCACGGGATTCGTGTTTCATTGTTTCCATGGCGTCTGCGAACGCGCAGGGATCACTCTTCCCTTATCCATCCCGTCTCACACGGTGGATGTGATGATGGGggcgtggggggggggggggggggggctgcctTGAATTCGCAGACGAGGTAGCAGAGCCAGTTGACATCCCTCCCAAACAgaaggggagaaagagaTCCGCCAAgccccacacgcacagagacacccgtgcgctgccgccggaaGCCGCCCGAACGAAACAGCGGAGgcccctcaccctcccctcctcatTGCACGAGGGCGAAACACACTTTTCTTGCACAATGAGAAGGAAATCAGAGGTGAGGGAAGAAAAGACGTCGAGCTCCGTGACAGAAGCGTGGGAGATCAGCTGAACGGAGCAGGCGGAAgtggacacacacgcgtgacCCCGAccttgaaaaaaaaaacggaatcgactctccccccccccacacacacactatcTATCCCTGGACACCGCCCCGACGAAACCGAAAGCTTTCTGTTCTCAACAGGGGATTGTGGTGgctggggaggggagggaaggagaggggaagaggtggTGCTGATCTCGCCCAAGCAGCtacggaggaggagaacgaggGAGGGCAAGAGAAGCGAGATTCGTCGTGAGTAACGGCTCTGGGCACGTCTTCGCTGTCTTATATGCAGAGCCAGAGAGATGAAATTCTACGGCATCAGGGAAAGGATACATCAGTGTTGCAAGGAGACACGCTGTAGAGTATGAAGAGGCCGCTGAGGGTGGGCCGCAAAGACGGATTTACACTCACACCGATCCCTTATCAGCCCCGTCGGAGCGGACGGAGAGAAGCAGCGTGGgaacggcagcaacagcagcgatggccGCGTTAGCAAGCATGTACGCAACAAAGCCAGCGTGCTGCAGAGAGCAGAAAACGCAGAGAAGCGAAGGTGGCTTGAGAGGCGCACCCCCGACTGTGGTGACCAGGGGAAgaagcaaacacacaaaaaaaaaaaaggatggCCACAAGTCCGAAAAGGTACGCCTCCGTGCGCGTCTATGCGTGAGCGTGTTTCGCGTACGTCCTGAGCGCACCTGCCTGTCATGGCCGTTTCaagtgcagcggcagaagcACGCTGCCCGCATGCACGCCATCTCACAGAGGGAAACACCGTGAGAAACAGGCAGGCGAAAAACGGTGCAAGGAGCACTggcacacgtgcgcatgcaagcaagcgaagaaggagACGGAACATGAAAAGTGTCACCGAACATTTTCTCAAAAGTCAGGCTCCACGAGacggcgctgtgcgtgtgtctatgtctgtgtgtgtggggggggggggggagggggtatatgtgtgtgtgcctgtgtgtgcctgtgtgtgcttgtggtgtgagtgtatgtgtgtgtgtgtgtgtgtgtgtgtgttttgtttgtttttgcgTGCTTGCATCAACAAGTCGACTGGAGAACGCGGGggaaagggaaggagggagcggAATCGCTCGAAGTGCTGGGGAAGCGAAGCGAGGCAGTGATGAACTGAGAAGGGGGCGAGAGATCGTGCGGTCGCATGAAGAAAACGCGGGGGCTGGAGGGTTGTGGATGCTAAAGCAAGTATGGCAGACCCACCtaagcagcaacaacaacgctGCAGGCACGAACTCGGTTGTCCCGCTCCTGCGTGAGCCTGTGCGTCTGATGcttccgtgcgtgtgtccagGGAAGAAAGGGCAGAGAGCTTTCTGTCTCCCGCTGCCTCAGCCATGTGTGCGCGGGTACCTCAAAAAGAAAATAGACAGGTTGAAGATGAAAAACGCGCAGTTGCGTGTGTCGTGACGTCGACGTCATCTCGACTGACGCACCCGTACAAGAGTCCGCTAGCGGGTGcacgggaggaggagaagcctATTCGAACGGTGCCTTTTTCGttctcttcctttttctttgcaTGTACTTTCTCCCGTCGATAGtcccccgcccctcctctgcgGATGTGTGCGTCCATCTTCGCATTTTCACTGGCGGTGGCAACTCCACTCGAGATCgagatcgagagagagagagagacagagagacagagccGGGGGAGACGACAGATGAACacaaaaaagggagggagggggggatGCGCAAAGGAAAAttggaggtggtggagagaCGGCGGGAGAAAGAGCGGCGGATCCACGACAAGTTCAGCACTTTTTAACGCCGCCCCTTTACagccacacgcacatacattACATACAttacatacatacatatacatatatatatacatatatatatacattaTGGCAAACATGTTCGACATCCACGTTCACACGCGCTGAAAGTGCGAGGGACGACGTGGCatgtgcgcggcgtcgggATAGTAGCACGGGTTGTCATACACCCCCAGCCCCAATTCTCTCTGCATAACCGAGAGAAAAACCTGCCGTGCGAGAGGGATTCCCGGAGTgctttctccctctcgctctgaGGATCTACAGCGccacgggggagggggcaaagCATCTGCAGTGAAAGTGGTCAAGTTTTCTGTTGGAGTGCTTCGCGCTCTTCTCACGATGTGTCTGTCttcgtgtgtgcatgtgtgtgtgtgtgtgtgtgtttgtgtgcgtaaTACGTGTCTAGAACagcgccacacgcacacacacacacacacacacatgcacctTTCCCTCGACTCCTCTAGAACAGGCGAAAGTGGACCGAAAGGCAGAGAGACGCGAccaaaaacacaaaaaaacacGAACTCGGAGACTGCACGACGCATCGATGATCGCGCGGTGGCCTGCGTCCCTcaccccttctccccctccctccctcccaagAAACGCGCACCCATGcccacacgcccacacacacacacgcatacgcacacgtgcagtCCACGCGCATGCTGGTGATTGCAGTATACGGTGGCTGCAAAGGTTGCGCTCTTttgcaggggagggggtggaggagaggagaggagagggtggggatCGCATGCTCACGCCTGCGGACATGTAGATATGATTGCTCACATAAACGAAAAGTACGCATCAAAAAATAGAACGGAAATGACCTCACGCACCTCTCAGCCTCTCCCCCGAGTCACATGCACACGGAAGGAGGCCGAGGAAAGGAGCCGGCGGACagacgaggggaggggggagagggggcaggcGTTTCGGCCGCACCTTACTTTTGGCGCTTGTAAGTCTTGCTCCAAAGCACCTTCACGCTAGCCGCGAAGGCGGCATtctgcgcctccagcgcagcgatGAGCTGCTCGACCTCCGCCACAACGGCCTTCTCGTACTCCTCGAAGCGGGCGAGCAGGTTCTGCTCGGTGTAAAGCTGCTTGATAACGGCGACCGCGGCCGGATCAGTGGAGCCGTAGTTGGCCTTGAACTCCGCGACCTTCTCGGCCGGGGCGGTCGTCAGGAAGGTGACAGCGAGCCACGAGCACTTGGCGTCTTCAATGTCGGTGCCGATTTTGCCAAGCTTCTCGGGCGGGGTGAAGCAGTCCATCACGTCGTCCTGCACCTGAAAGTACTCGCCCATCACCATGGCCACCTTGTGCGTCGCCTTCTTGTCCACTTTCTCCAGTGTCCCGCTCACCAGAAGGCCcatcaccagcggcagccagTAGGTGTAGTAGGCGGTCTTGTACACAACGATGCGGCGGTGGTTAAAGGGTGTGTACTCGACGTAGTCCGTCGTGTTGGCGTGCGCCACTTTGGCGTCCAGCTTCGCTGAGTCCACCATCGACGTGACGTCGTACAGCTGACCAATCGTGGTAGTGAGATCGACGTCGTGGAAAAcacgcagcacctcggcGAGGAACGGGCGGTCGGCGAAGTAGTGCAGTGCCATCTGCGTCGCCCAGGCCAGCAGAATGAGACCGTCATTGATGGCCACCTGCGCGGTCACGCCGGGGTGCAGGTACCAGCACGGCTTGCCGCGGCGAGTCTTGCTGTGGTCCATGATGTCGTCCTCCACAAGGAAGTGGGCCTGCAGCATCTCGATCATccagccgcacacacacgcgtcgtGCAGAACGCGCTCCATCGCAGCCGCATCCATCTGCGTATCCttcgccatcgcctccgccacgtCCACGACGCAGAGACCTCGGTTGTACTTGCCGCCGAGGCACGTAGTGTCCATCATAGACTTCAGGTAGCCCTTGCGGTGGACATCCATTTCGAAGCGCTTCTCCGCATCGCCGAGTAGGAACTCCTGAACCTCCTCGTACACCTTCTGGAAGCGTTCCATGTGCGCCATGATGATGTCCGAATATGACGCCACTCGTTGCGTCTGATTTTGTTTGGTCTGAGAAGAGTGCGACTCAAAACAGCTGATAGCGATGCGGAGTAAGGAAAGAAAGCAAGAACACGGCTTCAACTATAGAAAAGATATTGACGTCCAAAGATGTAGCTGACTGGCAGATAGCTTACTATGCCGcgtgagagcgagagagggagagagacacaccggtgtatgtgtgtgtgtgtgtgtgtgtgtgtacgggggaagagggagggtaGTGGGTATGGAAAGGAAGGAAAACGGGGAGAAAATACaggagagaagggcaggTGATAGTGGAGCTAAGTGAAACGTAAAGGAGGAGCGCGTCAGAAGAAAATGGCATGCAGCGTTGCACGACGTGCACAAGACGACCTATGGGGAAGAGAAAACTGGCGGAAAGCAGCAGCCTCGcaggccgccaccaccattACTGACTCTCCGAACACGGCGGTGtcgtcgctctcctctcccgctTCCTCTGATGACCCTCAACCGCGACGTCGTGCGGGGATGCGTACGGGTGCACCCGTCTCGGCCACACGTGCGTGGAGGCATGGGGATGGAACGATGAAGGACACACATTTGAAGGCAGTGGTGGAGGCCGAAACAGGAGATCGCCAAACGGCGATGGTGCCGTCACCCCtcgagagaagagaaagtgAGAGGGACTGCGAACGCGATAAACGTTGTGAGCGATGCGCCTCGGCGTACGCGACACGCGGGCACTTACTTGTGTGGACGGGTGGATGGGTTCGTTTACGGCAACGATGCCTTTGTCggtctctcgctctcacgCCTCCTCACCATCACGCACGGTCACACCTCTTGGAtaccgtctctctcctcctcgaaaCACACAGACGAACGAGCGCAGGCACACGCCTACAAAGAACGGCGAAGGCgaagcgaaaaagaaaaaaaaaacgaaaaatCCTCCCGTTGtgaagggagagaaaaggtCCGCTTTACATGAACGCGCCGTCTGGCCATCACACACGCTGGCAGACATGCACGCCAAGGTACACGCGCCGCAATCGCAAGCGTcaagagaggggaaggggggaagggagagagagagagagagctcaCAAGCAAGGGTCTATCAGCACCCCtcagaaaaggaaaagaacaATGTGCAAactgcaccgccgcggcgtacGCCAATCATGTGGTCCTGCCTAACATACATAAAGGGAGAGTgacagagagagtgagacacacacacacacacacgcacgcgcacgaaTGCAGCCTCGTTTCTCTCTTATCAGCAGCCACTAATGCGTGCTGGTGGCACTAAAGAGCGGCGCCGTCCCCATTCCGGCAATCCGAGAGGGGTTCTGCAATAACAAGTTCACTTCATCGACGATCCGCAGGCACTCCGCCTTAGTGCCGAGGTACTGCGTTTCCTTCTCCCTCAGACGCACGTAGTCTTCTAGGGAGAAGGTGGACTGCCACAGCATgcggatgcgctgctcctgTGTTGAGAGTGTGGTGAACACATCGCCCGcgtgcagctccttcttgcGCGCCTCGTACTCCGCCGTGAGCGCATTCAGCTGAGCCTTCGACCCATCTCGTAGGCGGGTGTAGTAGGCTAGCTGTGCGCTAAGCACCTTGCGCGtgtcctccacctccgcccgCAGTCTGTCAAGGTCGCTGAACTTCTCCATCTCAgccttctgctccgccatCTTGGCGCTGtgcgacgccagctcctccttgaTCTTCTTGTCGAGGTGCGCCACCTTGTCCAGCTCCACCTTGCGCTCGAGCAGTTCCTTCTCCAGGCGCTGGTGGGTCTTCACGTCGTTCTGAATCTGGTCTCGCTTCGCATCCACCTGCGTCGTCAAGTCGTGGAGGGTGTCAGTATTGTTCTCCGACGGCATCTGCCGCTGCATCTCGAGGGCTTGCGATATGCGGCTCAGCAGGTCAGCGatgtgccgctgcgtctcGGCAATCTTATCCAGCTCCGCCCGCTCCTTGTCGGGGTACTCGTCAATGAAGGTCTGCATCTCGCGGTCCTTCTCTTGGAGTTCCTGGAAAGCCTGCACGTTTTCGCCACTGAAgttcttcacctcctcctccagcgcgctTTGTCGGGCACGCGACTCCTGCAACGTGTCGCGGATGTCATTCAcctgccgctccagcacctcAATGTCGGAGCGGGTTGCCTTGAGCTGCCCAATCAActtctcctgctcctccttgacagagagggagcacTGGTTCTGCAGTTCTTTGCTCTCCCGTCGCTTGCGCAGAATGCCGCGCAGCATCTCGGCGGCGCGCTTCTTGTCCGGGTCGCCAGCGAGGTTCGCCATCAGCAGTTCTTGCTTTGCTTGCAGCGTTCGCAGCTCGTGTTGGCGATCCAGCACCATATCCGACACCGCAAAGGCCTCGTCGCGGATGGCCTTGTAGGAGTTGTAGTCTTGGTTCTCGTTGAGTATGCGCCTGTCCAGCTGCTGGATTTCCTCCTCCAGCGACTGCAGCGTCGCCTTCGTCTTGGCGTCCGTGTCCTTCACAGCGAGGAAAAGGTCGTCGACCTTCTTGCGGCGGTCGATGTTCTGCTTCTCCAGTCGCGCAGACTCTTCCTTCACGGCAGCGAGGTCGAGCGAGCTCGAATTTTCCACGGCAACGTTTACATCCGCGAGCGTGTCCTTCAGCTTGGCAATACCGTCCTGCAGCGTCTTCGACTtttgctgcagctgcgtgaggACAGAGCTGTTGCGGTCGAtgagctgctcctgctcctgcagtCGCTCAATCTCAGCCGAGAGCTCCGCAATCTTGGGGCGGATCAGCCCGATGTAGTAGCTGCGGTCACCAACCTGACGTCCTGGGCCAGCAGAGGTACCCACACCACTGCGCGACGCTGCCCGCATACCCTCGCGCGAGACAGCCGCCTCTGCTGACACTGCTACCGGCTGCTGTAGACTGCCACCGATGCCGGCGACTTGCATGCGGTTCGTGCCGGGTCGGGTCTGGGACCCAGGCCGCATCGTGGTGCCGGGGCGCAGCCCATTGAACGTGCCGAGGCTCTGTGAGTTGAACCCAGTGTTCATGGCGTTGACGGGTGACTTTGTTCGTACGGACGCTTTCTCTAGGTTTGCAGCCCCACCACTGTCACTGCTGCAGAAGacgaaagggggaggggagggtgggtTGCGGCGCACGGGGGAGGACGGCGATCCAACGCACCACGCACAAACGAATAGCTGCAAAGAGCGCAGCACACCGAAGGCGCGAGAAGAGCGTGTGGCCGACAGGGAGAGCGTTAGTGGGGGTGGAAGAAGGCATATACGAtagggcgagagagagaaagggtgGCAAACAACAAGGATGGTAGCCGGAGACACGCTTGAGTTACAGACGGAGATGTGCAGCGCGAAAGAAATACGGGGGAGCCGCAAAGGCCCGCgtttctctccccctcggGCTCAGCCCGCCTGCTCGCTAgcaagacgcacacgcaagcacacacagactccccctcttccaccACTGTCAGCGTCGTAGATGATGATAGAGAGCGAAAAACGGTGTGCAAAGAACTTGACTATAAAACAGCAGTCGatgtctgcctgtgtgttttgtggaggggagaagggagagggcggtgctcccctccccccacccacccacagaCTCATCAAGCGAATTCCTGTTCACAGCGAACGGATCCATCAGCCGCCATTTCGCCTAAGCCTCACGCGCCTCTTATTGCAGTTCTTATTATTCCGACCTTTGCGTTCTCGcggcttgtgtgtgtgcgtgcgttaGAGAAGGTTGCTTTGCGTCTGGGTGATGTACGGCGTGCATGtctgcatgcgtgtgcgtgtgtgtgccgctgcatAATGCGGAGCAacgagaggggagaagcgGTCCTCCATGGCAATAGAGgtgcaccgcggcagcgatcGCCGTCCGTTGAGCTGTTCATGCTTGCACGCGCGGACCAGtaaagggggggggggcactgAGAGGTAGtgccttttcgttttcttttctccttACACGCACACGGTTAAGGGCACCATACATGCACATGACGTAAGAGACCAAAGACAAGAAGGATGTGAGAGACGGAGGAAAGCGAGCGCAAGAGAGACGACaagcacgtacacacgcgcgcacgcatgcatgcacacacacggaggcAAGCATGCAGTCGCTTGGCTCCGAGCtgattgtttttttttctgtatatatatatatagcgtgtgtgtgtgtgtgtgtgtgtgtgtgctcttgtctctctcgctctcgatCCCAGAAGCTTGCGTCCTCCACTCTTTAGTGTCGATTAAGCGTTCGCCATAAAGCACCGACAGACAGGTGGCCAACACATCAACATCTTCGCCAAGAACGACAGAACGGGAACGGAAAAAGAAACAGATGAAGACAAGGCGAGAGCATGTCGCACGAGCAAACACCGCGCAGAGAGCAAGAGGTGGCGCCCGACgatgcaaaaaaaaaaacgcgaaAGAAAGTGTCCGCATATGaacagagaagcagagagatGGGAACGCCGAGTACCCCGCAGCCAGcacggagagaggagggctTGTGCACCCGGCCACGTGCAGtagctgcggcagcgtcacaAATCACCGTCATAGTAGCACGACAGCTGGAGCATGCATCTCTTCGCCACAGGGCCAGACTTGTCGGTGTccgtgcgcacacgtgcatgtgCCAATACTGCctcacacatgcacacacacacatacacgtcTGTCATTACGATGCAGTGCAGCAAGAGGAGATGagcaaagagaaaagagagagtcGTAGAGTGCGTCGCTGGGAATGCAAGGCCGGCGACCAAGACACTGCCCGCCTATGAAAAATTTTAGAAAGCCACCGCGACGGCTGAGCAGAGGTGCGATCACGCAAACATAAGCGCACATAGGCATAtaccaccctccccccttccctctcccctcgccgT includes:
- a CDS encoding intraflagellar transport protein-like protein, which encodes MRAASRSGVGTSAGPGRQVGDRSYYIGLIRPKIAELSAEIERLQEQEQLIDRNSSVLTQLQQKSKTLQDGIAKLKDTLADVNVAVENSSSLDLAAVKEESARLEKQNIDRRKKVDDLFLAVKDTDAKTKATLQSLEEEIQQLDRRILNENQDYNSYKAIRDEAFAVSDMVLDRQHELRTLQAKQELLMANLAGDPDKKRAAEMLRGILRKRRESKELQNQCSLSVKEEQEKLIGQLKATRSDIEVLERQVNDIRDTLQESRARQSALEEEVKNFSGENVQAFQELQEKDREMQTFIDEYPDKERAELDKIAETQRHIADLLSRISQALEMQRQMPSENNTDTLHDLTTQVDAKRDQIQNDVKTHQRLEKELLERKVELDKVAHLDKKIKEELASHSAKMAEQKAEMEKFSDLDRLRAEVEDTRKVLSAQLAYYTRLRDGSKAQLNALTAEYEARKKELHAGDVFTTLSTQEQRIRMLWQSTFSLEDYVRLREKETQYLGTKAECLRIVDEVNLLLQNPSRIAGMGTAPLFSATSTH
- the FPPS gene encoding farnesyl pyrophosphate synthase yields the protein MAHMERFQKVYEEVQEFLLGDAEKRFEMDVHRKGYLKSMMDTTCLGGKYNRGLCVVDVAEAMAKDTQMDAAAMERVLHDACVCGWMIEMLQAHFLVEDDIMDHSKTRRGKPCWYLHPGVTAQVAINDGLILLAWATQMALHYFADRPFLAEVLRVFHDVDLTTTIGQLYDVTSMVDSAKLDAKVAHANTTDYVEYTPFNHRRIVVYKTAYYTYWLPLVMGLLVSGTLEKVDKKATHKVAMVMGEYFQVQDDVMDCFTPPEKLGKIGTDIEDAKCSWLAVTFLTTAPAEKVAEFKANYGSTDPAAVAVIKQLYTEQNLLARFEEYEKAVVAEVEQLIAALEAQNAAFAASVKVLWSKTYKRQK